GGCAGGCCTGCGGAACATCGACGAGGGCGTGCGGCATCACGTTAAAAGGCAGCGGACTTCGGTCGGAGTATGGCGGCCTCCAAGGCCGCGCGTCATGACTGGGGGACCTCACCCTGCTCAACAAAGGCGGCTTCCGGTGTCCGACAACGCCGGACCAACAATGACCATGGCAGACTCCAAAACAGTAttaccccaggagggtaccgCTGGCTACGCCAGCGGAGAATCCCTCCCAGAGGTCACTCTGACCTCTGGCCGGCCCTCGTATTCTGGGGGGGCCAAAGGATGCCACACGACCACTGCACGCAAAACGGAACTGACCACAGCAAGCGAATCGGATTTGTCGATCAGGAAAGAAGGGAAAGAGTGGACGAAGAGAGGAGGAGAAAAGATAGGGAAAGACCGAGCAGAGGAAGATGAGTCGAGCGACGCCGAATTCCAATCGGTGTCCGAGATTTCTGGGATGTCCGGGATATCCGGACTCTCTTCCTCTGACTCGGATAGCACCGTCGAGGGTGTTAAGGACGTAGAGGAGGGGAAGAAGACTGTCTCTTCGGCCCCGAAGATTGCCCTCCGATTTGCGGCCAAAATGCCGAAAAAGAGGGCACTCAAAGGTGATGAGGCGGCGACTCCGGTTGCCGTGAAAGTCTCGACGGCGGCGAGAGGCCGTCCTAGACGACCAGGGGTGCACGCTACCTATCTGCAGGAGGCAAGAGCACAGATGGCGGAGGAGAGGGAGAGTGGAGCAGGCGGCTCGAACCCCCCCCCCTACCGTCCTCCTTGCCTCCCGCCCAGGGACCCATCGGAGCCGAGGTGCTCCCAGCCGGAGGCGGCCACTATCGAGGCCCTTGCCGCTAAAGCCCTCCTGAATGTGGCCGCCATTCAGGGGGAGGTTAAAAAAAGCGGAAATATTAAGGGCACTGTACTAGGCCAGATAAACCGGGCCACAAAGGGGGTGATTGAGGCGGTGGAGGAGCTCCGCTCAATCACCCCCCAGGAGGAACAACGCAGACTCCGCGCGGAGAACGCCAGACTGGCGAGAGAAGTCGAACTcatccgcgcggagttaaaagcGTTCAAGGAAGCGTACTCGGAGTCGCAGAGGAAAGCGGCCGCGACTCCGAGGGAGACTCCTCCGGCCCGGGAGGAGAGCGTGGAAACCGTGCTCAGGGGCGCCCTCGAGGAGATGAGGCGCGACCTTCTAGAGTCCGTAGGCGGGATGGTCAATGCCCGCCTAGGAGACCTGGAAACGCGCCTCCCCCCTGAGCCGGTGGTCAGACCGCCTCTCCAGGCGGACAAGAAccacccgccgccgccgcgccctgTGGCCCGGCCCAACTTAGTGGCTAGTGCCACTAAAACCGTGGAGGTACGACCGGCCCAGGCCCCTGTGGCCAAAGCCGGTCCAGCACAGAAACCGAAGCGGAAGATCAACAAGGCCGGACCGGCCGCCCCTCCCCCCCCTCCACCTGCTGGCGGAGGAGGGAGCGCAGAGACGGCCACAAAGGCCAAAGCCGGAGCCACCAAACCCGCCCCCCAAACACCCGGGGGCGAGGAAACACCATGGGCCAAAGTGGTCGGCCGAAAGGCCGCCAAAAAGAAGAAGGCTCCGGCTAGGGCCCCACCCGCTGCACAGGCTCAGCCTGTAAGAGCGCAGCGGGTTGCCCCCCCCCCCAAAGCAGTGAAGATCGTGGCCCCCAAGACGGCGGCTATCACCGTCACCCTCAAACCGGGGGCCACGATCACGACAGCGGAAGGTCAGGTCGCCGAGGCCAAATATACAGATGTATTGGCCAAGGCCAAGGCGGCGATCTGCCTTAGAGACCTCGGCTTGGAGACGGTCAAGGTGCGTACCAGCATGACCGGCTCCAAGCTGATGGAGGTGGGGGGGAGCACCCCAGAAGAGACGGCCGACCGCCTGGCCGCCGAATTGACACGCGTCATTGGCGGCTGGGCGGACATCGCG
This genomic window from Papilio machaon chromosome 25, ilPapMach1.1, whole genome shotgun sequence contains:
- the LOC106710186 gene encoding actin cytoskeleton-regulatory complex protein PAN1-like, which gives rise to MADSKTVLPQEGTAGYASGESLPEVTLTSGRPSYSGGAKGCHTTTARKTELTTASESDLSIRKEGKEWTKRGGEKIGKDRAEEDESSDAEFQSVSEISGMSGISGLSSSDSDSTVEGVKDVEEGKKTVSSAPKIALRFAAKMPKKRALKGDEAATPVAVKVSTAARGRPRRPGVHATYLQEARAQMAEERESGAGGSNPPPYRPPCLPPRDPSEPRCSQPEAATIEALAAKALLNVAAIQGEVKKSGNIKGTVLGQINRATKGVIEAVEELRSITPQEEQRRLRAENARLAREVELIRAELKAFKEAYSESQRKAAATPRETPPAREESVETVLRGALEEMRRDLLESVGGMVNARLGDLETRLPPEPVVRPPLQADKNHPPPPRPVARPNLVASATKTVEVRPAQAPVAKAGPAQKPKRKINKAGPAAPPPPPPAGGGGSAETATKAKAGATKPAPQTPGGEETPWAKVVGRKAAKKKKAPARAPPAAQAQPVRAQRVAPPPKAVKIVAPKTAAITVTLKPGATITTAEGQVAEAKYTDVLAKAKAAICLRDLGLETVKVRTSMTGSKLMEVGGSTPEETADRLAAELTRVIGGWADIARPSKLADLRVSGLDETITCEEVAAKLATIGGCHPEAVKVGLIRPSFWGGGSTLVRCPAAAAKAVAQIGKVAIGWSMATVTAVRARPLRCFKCMQLGHTRALCPSEAEDGRLCFRCGQEGHKRAACEAPVHCAVCKRTGCPHAHVMGGAKCTPPTMRGKARSTGPPPAPRAQPPPGPQQQPEEERMQVS